From Schaalia sp. ZJ405, one genomic window encodes:
- the serA gene encoding phosphoglycerate dehydrogenase, with protein sequence MTRALLLENPHAIADSILTDSGIDVIRVKGALDENELIDALDGVDFLGIRSKTNVTARVLKARPHLQAIGAFCIGTNQIDLAATQAHGITVFNAPYSNTRSVVELAIGEIIDLTRRVTVKNSRMHRGIWDKSAEGSHEVRGHTLGIIGYGNIGTQLSVLAEAMGLNVIFYDAAERLALGNATQMPTMESVLREADIISIHVDGQPTNLNIIGEREFHMMKPGALFINLSRGFVVDVDALHKALVSGHLGGAAIDVFPEEPKKNGDPFESPLVKLDNVILTPHIGGSTEEAQYDIGRFVSAKLADFNHSGSTDMSVNMPNLQLPISADSRYRIRLIHKNTPGVLATINHTFADAGANIGGQILSTSGPTGYVLTDISSELPTEAIDKIRQMKDTIRLTVTPL encoded by the coding sequence ATGACACGTGCACTTCTCCTTGAAAATCCCCATGCGATCGCCGACTCCATCCTCACAGACAGTGGAATCGACGTCATCCGCGTCAAAGGCGCTTTGGATGAAAACGAACTCATTGACGCCCTCGACGGAGTGGATTTCCTTGGGATTCGATCGAAAACCAACGTCACTGCACGCGTCCTGAAAGCACGACCCCACCTCCAAGCAATCGGTGCGTTCTGCATTGGGACAAATCAGATCGACCTGGCGGCCACGCAAGCCCACGGCATCACCGTCTTTAATGCCCCGTATTCAAATACGCGATCCGTTGTTGAACTCGCCATCGGCGAAATCATTGACCTCACCCGCCGCGTCACAGTCAAGAACTCCCGTATGCACCGAGGAATCTGGGACAAGTCAGCGGAAGGCTCCCACGAGGTTCGCGGACACACCCTCGGTATCATCGGCTACGGGAACATCGGCACACAGCTGTCAGTTCTCGCCGAAGCAATGGGGCTCAACGTCATTTTTTACGACGCTGCTGAACGCCTCGCCCTCGGCAATGCAACCCAGATGCCAACGATGGAATCCGTGTTACGTGAAGCCGACATCATTTCAATCCACGTTGACGGCCAACCCACAAACTTGAACATCATTGGCGAACGTGAATTCCACATGATGAAACCGGGAGCTCTCTTCATTAACCTCTCCCGCGGTTTCGTTGTCGACGTTGATGCCCTCCACAAGGCTCTGGTATCCGGGCACCTCGGCGGCGCAGCAATTGATGTCTTCCCCGAGGAACCAAAGAAGAACGGAGACCCCTTCGAGTCTCCGCTGGTCAAGCTCGACAACGTCATTCTCACTCCTCACATTGGTGGTTCCACGGAAGAAGCACAGTACGACATTGGCCGTTTCGTGTCAGCAAAGCTCGCTGATTTCAACCACTCTGGCTCCACTGACATGAGCGTCAACATGCCGAATCTTCAACTGCCGATCTCCGCTGATTCGCGCTACCGCATTCGCTTGATCCACAAGAACACGCCGGGTGTTTTGGCGACGATCAACCACACCTTCGCCGATGCGGGGGCAAATATCGGCGGCCAGATTCTCTCCACCTCCGGTCCCACCGGATACGTGCTCACCGACATTTCCTCCGAGCTGCCCACCGAGGCAATTGACAAGATCCGCCAGATGAAAGACACGATTCGTCTTACCGTCACCCCACTGTGA